In Candidatus Ozemobacteraceae bacterium, one genomic interval encodes:
- the rplI gene encoding 50S ribosomal protein L9: MQVLLIQNVGSVGKRGETKRVAEGYARNFLFPRNLAVPVTPGTMKNLEMLKHSWKRQEVKEKEEAQAVAKKIDGLTIKITRKSGEKGRLFGSVTNTEIAELIGKKIDMQLDKRSVVVEHIKELGEHEVTVKLFTDVKATVKLVVLPEEAAEVTA; encoded by the coding sequence ATGCAAGTCCTGTTGATCCAGAACGTCGGAAGCGTCGGCAAGCGCGGCGAGACCAAGCGCGTCGCCGAAGGGTATGCCCGCAACTTCCTGTTCCCCCGCAACCTGGCCGTGCCGGTCACCCCGGGCACCATGAAGAACCTCGAGATGCTCAAGCACTCCTGGAAGCGCCAGGAAGTAAAGGAAAAGGAAGAGGCCCAGGCGGTCGCCAAGAAGATCGACGGTCTCACCATCAAGATCACCCGCAAGTCAGGTGAGAAGGGCCGCTTGTTCGGCTCCGTCACCAACACCGAGATCGCCGAGCTGATCGGCAAGAAGATCGACATGCAGCTCGACAAGCGCAGCGTCGTCGTCGAGCACATCAAGGAGCTCGGCGAACACGAAGTCACCGTGAAGCTCTTCACCGACGTGAAGGCTACCGTGA
- a CDS encoding DUF2232 domain-containing protein translates to MNKIVEQRPAGTALMAALTLVTLFVSLHTPLFTTLLMAAAGVPAVFAGLAWGGDWFVLYAGLTIAGLTAYGGPAAGILFVPALLLPAGLLARAMAQGTPALRAIGVSLAGAMLFSFCLWSVSPLFGDAGVRVWKLRSVFESQAKVLEEQVRKLNTRSVVSKPAATTPGKTPGDDVSAKSAAPSETAVVPGSDTSVIGLTEAAEAAEATEAVMRQFRDWMEFVALLVPVTFFFGWHLFSLTVMYLGMSMAAPRHGLVVQPLPAFSSWRFDWRLIWMFLAGWLLYNGADGIVQIEIRHIVRVIGANCIAVSKILYFIVGMSLLFYFFEKNEISTPNRFGLSILALLMTQLLVWAGIADVWLDFRAPPPKKVNNDDGESSFFDQF, encoded by the coding sequence ATGAACAAGATCGTCGAACAGCGTCCCGCTGGGACCGCCCTCATGGCGGCTCTCACGCTGGTGACGCTGTTCGTCTCTCTACACACCCCGCTGTTCACTACGCTGCTGATGGCGGCGGCCGGCGTGCCTGCCGTATTCGCCGGGCTGGCGTGGGGCGGCGACTGGTTCGTCCTGTATGCCGGTTTGACGATCGCCGGGCTGACGGCCTACGGCGGCCCGGCGGCGGGAATCCTGTTCGTTCCGGCCCTGCTGCTTCCTGCGGGCCTGCTGGCGCGCGCCATGGCGCAGGGAACGCCCGCCCTGCGGGCGATTGGGGTCTCGCTTGCCGGCGCGATGCTGTTTTCCTTCTGTCTCTGGAGTGTTTCCCCGCTGTTCGGCGATGCGGGCGTCCGTGTCTGGAAGCTGAGAAGCGTGTTCGAGAGCCAGGCGAAAGTCCTCGAAGAGCAGGTGCGCAAGCTCAACACCCGGAGCGTCGTATCGAAACCCGCCGCGACGACTCCCGGGAAAACGCCCGGCGACGACGTCTCCGCGAAGAGCGCTGCACCAAGCGAAACCGCGGTCGTCCCCGGTTCCGATACCTCCGTCATCGGCTTGACCGAAGCGGCCGAGGCCGCCGAGGCGACGGAAGCGGTGATGCGCCAGTTCCGCGACTGGATGGAGTTCGTCGCGCTGCTGGTTCCGGTGACCTTTTTCTTCGGCTGGCACCTGTTCTCCCTGACGGTCATGTATCTGGGCATGTCGATGGCGGCCCCGAGGCACGGGCTGGTGGTGCAGCCGCTTCCCGCCTTCTCAAGCTGGCGGTTTGACTGGAGGCTGATCTGGATGTTCCTCGCCGGCTGGCTGCTCTACAACGGCGCCGACGGGATCGTTCAGATCGAGATCCGGCACATCGTCCGGGTGATTGGCGCGAACTGCATCGCCGTCAGCAAGATCCTGTACTTCATCGTCGGGATGTCCCTGCTGTTCTACTTCTTCGAGAAAAATGAGATCAGCACGCCGAACCGGTTCGGCCTGTCGATCCTGGCCCTGCTGATGACCCAGTTGCTCGTCTGGGCCGGCATCGCCGACGTGTGGCTCGATTTCCGGGCCCCACCGCCCAAAAAAGTGAACAACGACGACGGAGAGTCGTCATTCTTCGATCAATTCTGA
- the rpsR gene encoding 30S ribosomal protein S18, with product MAENDSPREMRRPRHRKVCQFCKDKSTFIDYKDTNKLRRFINDRGKIVSRRTTGTCSEHQRMLTGAIKRARNIALLPFIAA from the coding sequence ATGGCCGAAAACGATTCCCCTCGCGAAATGCGTCGTCCCCGCCACCGGAAGGTGTGCCAGTTCTGCAAGGACAAGTCGACGTTCATCGATTATAAAGACACCAACAAACTTCGCCGCTTCATCAACGATCGCGGCAAGATCGTCAGCCGCCGCACCACCGGCACCTGCAGCGAGCATCAGCGCATGCTGACCGGCGCCATCAAGCGCGCCCGTAACATCGCCCTGCTGCCCTTCATCGCCGCCTGA
- the ssb gene encoding single-stranded DNA-binding protein codes for MAANLNKVFLMGNLTRDPELKYTPQGTAVAKFAIAVNRQFKGGDGEMKKEVNYFNIVVWGKSGENCSKFLTKGRPVFVEGRLQNRTYETQDKQKRTVTEIIADSVQFLGGAGGPGGAGRGPDEGGDVAPDYGGGDADYPAPGGDEVPF; via the coding sequence ATGGCCGCTAATCTCAACAAAGTGTTCCTGATGGGGAACCTCACTCGTGACCCCGAGTTGAAATACACCCCTCAGGGAACGGCCGTCGCAAAGTTCGCGATTGCCGTGAACCGCCAGTTCAAAGGCGGCGACGGCGAAATGAAGAAGGAAGTCAACTACTTCAACATCGTCGTCTGGGGCAAGTCGGGTGAAAACTGCAGCAAGTTCCTCACGAAAGGCCGGCCGGTCTTCGTCGAGGGGCGCCTGCAGAATCGCACCTACGAGACCCAGGACAAGCAGAAGCGCACCGTGACCGAGATCATCGCCGACAGCGTCCAGTTCCTCGGCGGCGCCGGCGGTCCCGGCGGTGCCGGCCGCGGCCCCGACGAGGGCGGCGACGTGGCGCCCGACTACGGCGGCGGCGATGCCGATTATCCGGCTCCCGGCGGCGACGAAGTGCCCTTCTGA
- the rpsF gene encoding 30S ribosomal protein S6, producing MKPYETLFFTEPNIAEDAVDAVVAKIEGAITRYGGQVEKVNRWGKRMLAYPVEKHNEGYYVLIDFKGTGDVLRELERFYLINQNILRFMTTARPQ from the coding sequence GTGAAACCTTACGAAACCCTGTTTTTCACCGAACCCAACATTGCCGAGGACGCCGTCGACGCTGTCGTTGCGAAGATCGAGGGCGCCATCACCCGCTACGGCGGCCAGGTCGAGAAGGTCAACCGCTGGGGCAAGCGCATGCTCGCGTATCCCGTCGAGAAGCACAATGAGGGCTACTACGTCCTCATCGACTTCAAGGGCACCGGCGACGTTCTCCGCGAACTGGAGCGCTTCTATCTGATCAATCAGAACATCCTGCGCTTCATGACCACCGCCCGCCCCCAGTAA
- a CDS encoding alpha/beta hydrolase fold domain-containing protein, with translation MVLVASFCLLGSICPGETVEGPERKPLPPGPPMSGPGAPVYPHARTERLWQGAGEEAFLLVTPADPVPASAPLVVLLHGWLGINPRGQGAWIEHLARRGNIVVWLVYQTGRMQVREPVPHAVAALKRALAELEKPGRARPRPEGMVLAGHSLGGCMAMNLAAVAAREGLPKPLAVLSVEGADAVDSESANRLHLRPKSLIEDLAQIPSGTMLLTLIGDEDRRVTLERGRVFHDRATGVASADNVIALVRSDRHGEPPMVADHFFPLAADVSYDIDGATGQPSAPTRFPRLKRLAGKVFEKLLGAPGLERNAARQPDALDWWVTWRCLDRLIDAAFHGGSRDDALLRTPASRATGTWSDGAPVEPLETIE, from the coding sequence CTTCCTCCGGGGCCGCCGATGTCGGGGCCGGGCGCGCCGGTCTATCCCCACGCGCGGACGGAGCGCCTCTGGCAGGGTGCCGGGGAAGAGGCGTTTCTTCTCGTCACGCCGGCCGACCCGGTTCCCGCATCGGCGCCGCTCGTGGTTCTCCTGCACGGGTGGCTGGGGATCAATCCGAGAGGGCAGGGCGCCTGGATCGAGCATCTCGCCCGACGCGGGAACATCGTCGTCTGGCTCGTTTACCAGACGGGCCGGATGCAGGTGCGCGAGCCGGTGCCGCATGCCGTCGCGGCCCTGAAACGTGCGCTTGCCGAACTCGAAAAGCCGGGCCGCGCCAGGCCGCGCCCCGAAGGGATGGTGCTGGCCGGCCATTCCCTGGGCGGCTGCATGGCGATGAATCTCGCCGCGGTGGCCGCCCGCGAAGGATTGCCGAAGCCGCTCGCCGTCCTGAGCGTCGAGGGCGCCGATGCGGTGGACAGCGAGTCGGCGAACCGGCTCCATCTGCGGCCGAAGAGCCTCATCGAGGACCTGGCGCAGATTCCGTCCGGCACGATGCTGCTGACGCTGATCGGCGACGAGGACCGGCGCGTGACGCTCGAGCGGGGCCGCGTGTTCCACGACCGGGCGACCGGCGTCGCTTCGGCTGACAACGTGATCGCGCTCGTGCGGTCTGATCGGCACGGGGAGCCCCCGATGGTCGCCGATCACTTTTTCCCGCTGGCAGCAGATGTATCGTATGATATAGACGGCGCGACGGGCCAGCCGAGTGCTCCGACGCGTTTTCCGAGGCTGAAGCGACTGGCCGGAAAAGTGTTCGAGAAACTGCTCGGGGCGCCCGGACTCGAACGAAATGCCGCCCGGCAGCCCGACGCGCTCGACTGGTGGGTGACGTGGCGGTGCCTCGACCGGTTGATCGACGCGGCGTTCCACGGCGGAAGCCGCGACGACGCGCTGCTGCGAACTCCCGCTTCACGCGCGACCGGAACCTGGAGCGACGGCGCGCCCGTCGAGCCCCTGGAGACGATTGAGTGA